CGAAGTATGCTGTCAAGATCAACCAGGATGTTGTAGATTCCGTGGCCAACAAGTGATCCGGCCTTCCAATATTACCCGCACGATGGCGTTCCCATTACAGGAGCGCCATCGGCGTTTCTGAATCCACCCGATGTTGTCACCAAAGCTCCGCCTCATCCTGCCGCTTGCAGCTCTCCTGATGCTTCAGGGGACCGGATGCAAGTACTTTTCAGGAAGGAAGTCTGACAACCCGGGTGAAGGGGCCATAGCACGGGCGTTCGACCGCTACCTCTTTCCGGAAGACCTCGAAGGGGTCGTCCCGGTCGGCGCCTCCCGCGACGATAGCACGGCCGCGACGACTGCGTACGTGGAGAACTGGATCCGGCAACAGACCGTCTTGCACCTGGCGGAAGAACACCTGGATGACGAACAGAAGGAAGTCGAGCAGAAACTGGAGGATTATCGACGTTCGCTGCTCATTCATGCCTACGAAGCGGAATTGGTCCGCCAGAAACTCGATACCAACGTGACCGAGGAAGAGATCGAGGCATACTACCAACAGAATAAGAAGAACTTCGAACTGCGCGACAACATCATCAAGGTTGTTTACCTCAAACTCCCCAGGAAGGCGCCGAAAATCGGAAAGGTCCGCGACCTGTTCTCCAGCACTCGTCCGCGCGACCGGGAAGCGCTGGCCGACTACTGCCGGCAATACGCAGTCAACTACTTCCTGGACGACTCGACCTGGCTCTTGTTCGATGACCTGTTGAAAGAGATTCCGATCAAAACCTACGATAAGGAACAGTTCCTGCAGAATAACCGGAACATTGAGATCGAGGACTCCACGAACATCTATCTGGTCTCCATTCGCGGATTCATGATCAAGAACAGTACCTCGCCGCTCAGCTTCGAGCGAAACAACATCCGGACGCTGATCATCAACGAACGGAAACTCAAATTGATCGGAGAAATGGAGCAGCAGGCCTATGAAGAGGCCCGTAAGAATGGGAAGGCCGAAGTCTATTAAAACCCGTATTTTTGCTCCATGACCTGTCGACGAACCGGTATTGCCGCCTGGCTGATACTCTTGACTGTTTTTCTGCATTCCACTTTGAGCCGGGCTCAGACCTTGATCGACCAGGTGGTGGCCACCGTCGGCAATCAGATCATCCTGCGTTCGGATATCGAAAAGCAATACATGCAATACCTCGCCCAGGGCGGGGAAGCGGCTGAAGAAGCCCGCTGCGGGATCTTTGACCAATTGATCCTTTCCAAACTTATGGTGAACCAGGCGGCCATTGACAGCGTCGATGTGCCGGAAGCCCAGGTGGAGAGTGAACTGGACCGCCGGATGCGTTTCTACGTGCGGCAGATCGGTTCCGAACAGAAACTGGAAGAGTATTTTAAGACGACCATCCGTCAGCTCAAAGTCGAATTGCGCGACATGATTCGTGATCAATTGCTGGTGCAGACCATGCAGGGAAAAATCACCAAGGATGTGACCGCCACGCCGAACGATGTTCGGGAGTACTTTAACTCCATTCCTCCCGACAGCCTGCCGTATATCGATGCTGAACTGGAAGTGGCGCAGATCGTGCGCCGTCCTCCGGTCAGCGATGCTGAACGAAAAGCGGTTCGTTCCCGACTCGAAGAATTCCGGAAGAAGATACTGGCCGGCGAAGATTTCGCCGTGTATGCCGCGCTTTACTCACAGGACCCCGGTTCAGCGAAAAAGGGTGGGGAACTCGGCTTCTTCGAGCGCGGTACGATGGTGCCGGAGTTCGAAGCAACGGCCTTTAACCTGAAACCCGGCGAGATAAGCCCGATCATCGAGACCAAGTTCGGTTTTCACGTCCTGCAACTGGTAGAGCGCAGGGGAGACCAGATCAATGTTCGCCACATTCTCCTCGTTCCAAAGACCGGCGATGACGATCTGATCAAGTGTGTCAATACCCTCGATTCGATCCGGCAGCAGATCAACAAAGGATCGATTACCTTCGAAGATGCGGCCTTGAAATTCTCCGACGATGAAGATACCCGCAACAACGGCGGTCTCATGATCAATCCGGAGACCAACACGACCCGCCTTTCTCCCGATAAGATCGATCGCCTGCTGTTCTTCCAGGTAGACACGCTTCCGACCGGCCGCATCTCACCGCCACTCATGATGAACAATGCGGATGGTAAGACGGCTTATCGTATCGTGATGGTCAAGACCCGTACGAAGCCGCACCAGGCGAATCTCCGGGACGATTATCAGAAGATCCAGGAAGTGGCGCTGTCGGAAAAGCAGGCGAAAGTGCTCAGCGACTGGGTGGATAAGAAACGCAAATCCACCTACATCAACATCAACCCCGAATTCTCCTCCTGCCAGGAATTGCAGCACTGGCAGACCGGACAATGATCCCCGCCGCAGCCAACGAGACCCCTGACAACTTATGAAGCAGTATTCAAGCGATGTAGAAGCCGTACAAGACCTGGTTGCCAAATACCGGGAACTTCGGTCGGAGATCGGCAAAGTGATCATCGGTCAAGATGAAGTCGTACGCGATGTCATCATCTCCATCTTCAGCCGCGGCCACTGTCTGCTCGTCGGTGTTCCGGGACTTGCCAAGACGCTGCTGGTAAACACCATCGCCCGCTCACTCGGCCTCACGTACAACCGCATCCAGTTCACACCCGACCTGATGCCTTCCGATATCATTGGTACGGAGGTATTGGACGAGAACCGTCAATTTCGATTTATCAAAGGCCCGTTATTCGCCAACATCATCCTCGCCGACGAGATCAACCGTACGCCTCCAAAAACGCAAAGCGCGTTACTCGAGTCCATGCAGGAGTACGCGGTCACAGCCGCCGGAAAACGCTACCCCTTGGATCAGCCTTTCTTCGTACTCGCTACGCAGAACCCGATCGAACAGGAGGGGACCTATCCGCTCCCCGAAGCGCAACTCGACCGATTCATGTTCAATGTGCTGTTGACGTACCCGGCATTCGAGGAAGAGGTGACCGTTGTGAAGAATACGACCAGTAACTACTCACCGGAGTTGAAACCCGTGCTGAACGGTGAAGAGATTCGTTTCTTTCAGGAGCTCGTTCGGCGGATACCGATCCCGGATAACGTACTCCAGTACGCGGTGACCCTGGCTGCCAAAACCCGACCGAATACACCGGCTGCCACGGCTCAGGTGAACCAATACGTTTCCTGGGGTGCCGGCCCCCGGGCTTCCCAATACCTGGTGATAGGAGCCAAGTGCCATGCGGCGCTTAACGGCAAGTTTTCACCCGATGCGGAAGATGTACGCGCGGTTGCTGTCCCGATCCTGCGCCACCGGATCGTTCGGAACTACCGGGCGGAAGCCGATGGTATTTCCGTCGAAGCGATCATCGAAGGCCTGCTGAAATGATTCTGGTGTAGCGCGATCGGCCCTGCTATGACGGGTCCGTGACCAGTTCCAGGTTCTCCAGACTGACGCTTGCGCGAAGGTTGCCAAAGCTGACGAAGACCACATCCTTCCGGATCTCTTCTACGATCCCTACCTGACGACTTTTCATCATCCGTACGGAGCTCCCGACGCGTATTTCTTTACGCAGTCGATCGAGTAGCGCTGCCTTTCGTTTGGCGACTTTTTCCGGTGTGTGTTCCGCGGCTTTCTTTTTCTTTTCCGCGGTCATGTTGCCTACGAATTTCTTGATGACCTGTTTTTTGTCCTTCGATTTTTCCCATTCTTCCGCGAACGACTGCATCTTGCGGCCAAGTTCCGCAAGCTTGCGGAGTTCTTCGCGTTTGGATTTGTCGCGCTCCATCCGTTCTTCGAGCTGCTGACTGAGTTGCTCAAATCGTTGCCCGGCAACATCGGTTCGTTGCTTGCGACGTTCCAACTCCGCCACTTCCCGCTCAAGAGCGGATTTTTGCCGGTGGAGATCGGCCAGCAGGTTGTTGAGCCGCAATTTCTCCTTCTGGACTTTTTTCTTCGCGCGGTTCAGCACATGTTCCGGTAAACCGATCCGCTCGGCTACTTCAAAGGTGTAACTGCTTCCGGGTTGCCCGACGATCAGTTGGTACCGTGGTTGAAGGGTTTCCGGTTCGAACAACATGGATGCGTTCATCACGCCGTCCAGACGGTCGGCCAGCAGCTTGATGTTGGTGTAGTGCGTCGTAAAGACACCGAATGCCTTGCGTCGGTTGATCTCCTCCAAAACGACTTCCGCGATCGCGCCGCCCAATTCAGGGTCGGTACCCGTGCCGAATTCATCGATCAGGACCAACGAACGGTTGTTGGCCATACGTAAAAAGTGATTCATCCGGATCAACCGGCTGCTATACGTACTCAGCGCGTATTCGATCGACTGACTATCGCCGATATCAGCCAGCAGGTGTCGGAACAGTCCCATTTCAGAACCCTCCTTCACGGGTACCAGCAGGCCGCTTTGCAACATGAGTTGCAGGAGGCCAACGGTTTTCAACGTGATGGACTTCCCGCCTGCATTCGGGCCGCTGATGATCAGAATACGTTTCTCGGCATCCAGCTCCAGGTTGAGCGGAATCACGCTTTTCCCGAGCGCCTTGTTTTTAAGAAACAACAGGGGATGGAGCGCGCCCACCAGCCGGATCGACGGATGATCGGAAATGCCCGGCAGGATCGCGCCGATATCGAGTGCGAAATAGGCCTTAGCCCGCAGCAGATCGAAGCGCGTCAGCAGGTCATGATAAGCCAGGATCAAAGCGGAATGGGGCCTCAGCCGATCCGTCAATTCCCGCAGTAGGCGCAGAACCTCGCTTCGTTCGTCCTGTTCCAGTTCGGCTATCGAATTGTTGAGTTCTACCAGTGCTTCCGGCTCGATGAAGGTGGTCCTTCCCGTATCACTCTTCCCATGGATGATCCCCCGGATGTCACGCTTGTGCTCCGATGGGACGGCCAGTACCCGACGTTCGTTGTAGAAATTCTCTTCATTTTCCCGCAACCATCCGCGCTTCTTCAGATCGTTGATGAATGAACGGAACCGTTTGTCCGCTTCCCGGCGTTGCGAAGACAACAACCCCCGGATTTCCATCAACGTGTCCGACGCATTGCTTTTGACCTGGCCCTGCGCATCAATGATCGCGTCGATCGGATCAACTACCGCTTTCGTCTCCTTGATTGGTGCACACAACTTCAACAGCGCAGGAAAGGACACCTGCCGCTCTTTCAAAAACCGTAACAAACTGTTGACGGTTATAGAGGCCGATCGTATTCTGGAAAATTGCGCTTCGGATAGCACGCTGCCGGCTTTCCCCAACAACTGTGCTTCGGAAATGAAGTCATCGAAATACAGGTCCGGGAAATAACCCTGGTGCGCGAGGGTATGCCGGAACTCCTCAACCTGGCGGAGACTGGCCAGCAAGACTTCCTTGTGTTCGATCGGGTGGATGGAGCGTGCAAGCTGACGGGAGGAGCCATTGCGGCAGCGCTGTTCGACCTGGTCCAGGACCCGGTCGAATTCAAAAAGCTGGGGAGTATCCTCCGGATAG
This genomic stretch from Bacteroidota bacterium harbors:
- a CDS encoding peptidyl-prolyl cis-trans isomerase — its product is MLSPKLRLILPLAALLMLQGTGCKYFSGRKSDNPGEGAIARAFDRYLFPEDLEGVVPVGASRDDSTAATTAYVENWIRQQTVLHLAEEHLDDEQKEVEQKLEDYRRSLLIHAYEAELVRQKLDTNVTEEEIEAYYQQNKKNFELRDNIIKVVYLKLPRKAPKIGKVRDLFSSTRPRDREALADYCRQYAVNYFLDDSTWLLFDDLLKEIPIKTYDKEQFLQNNRNIEIEDSTNIYLVSIRGFMIKNSTSPLSFERNNIRTLIINERKLKLIGEMEQQAYEEARKNGKAEVY
- a CDS encoding peptidylprolyl isomerase, whose protein sequence is MTCRRTGIAAWLILLTVFLHSTLSRAQTLIDQVVATVGNQIILRSDIEKQYMQYLAQGGEAAEEARCGIFDQLILSKLMVNQAAIDSVDVPEAQVESELDRRMRFYVRQIGSEQKLEEYFKTTIRQLKVELRDMIRDQLLVQTMQGKITKDVTATPNDVREYFNSIPPDSLPYIDAELEVAQIVRRPPVSDAERKAVRSRLEEFRKKILAGEDFAVYAALYSQDPGSAKKGGELGFFERGTMVPEFEATAFNLKPGEISPIIETKFGFHVLQLVERRGDQINVRHILLVPKTGDDDLIKCVNTLDSIRQQINKGSITFEDAALKFSDDEDTRNNGGLMINPETNTTRLSPDKIDRLLFFQVDTLPTGRISPPLMMNNADGKTAYRIVMVKTRTKPHQANLRDDYQKIQEVALSEKQAKVLSDWVDKKRKSTYININPEFSSCQELQHWQTGQ
- a CDS encoding AAA family ATPase, whose amino-acid sequence is MKQYSSDVEAVQDLVAKYRELRSEIGKVIIGQDEVVRDVIISIFSRGHCLLVGVPGLAKTLLVNTIARSLGLTYNRIQFTPDLMPSDIIGTEVLDENRQFRFIKGPLFANIILADEINRTPPKTQSALLESMQEYAVTAAGKRYPLDQPFFVLATQNPIEQEGTYPLPEAQLDRFMFNVLLTYPAFEEEVTVVKNTTSNYSPELKPVLNGEEIRFFQELVRRIPIPDNVLQYAVTLAAKTRPNTPAATAQVNQYVSWGAGPRASQYLVIGAKCHAALNGKFSPDAEDVRAVAVPILRHRIVRNYRAEADGISVEAIIEGLLK
- a CDS encoding DNA mismatch repair protein MutS yields the protein MQFYPEDTPQLFEFDRVLDQVEQRCRNGSSRQLARSIHPIEHKEVLLASLRQVEEFRHTLAHQGYFPDLYFDDFISEAQLLGKAGSVLSEAQFSRIRSASITVNSLLRFLKERQVSFPALLKLCAPIKETKAVVDPIDAIIDAQGQVKSNASDTLMEIRGLLSSQRREADKRFRSFINDLKKRGWLRENEENFYNERRVLAVPSEHKRDIRGIIHGKSDTGRTTFIEPEALVELNNSIAELEQDERSEVLRLLRELTDRLRPHSALILAYHDLLTRFDLLRAKAYFALDIGAILPGISDHPSIRLVGALHPLLFLKNKALGKSVIPLNLELDAEKRILIISGPNAGGKSITLKTVGLLQLMLQSGLLVPVKEGSEMGLFRHLLADIGDSQSIEYALSTYSSRLIRMNHFLRMANNRSLVLIDEFGTGTDPELGGAIAEVVLEEINRRKAFGVFTTHYTNIKLLADRLDGVMNASMLFEPETLQPRYQLIVGQPGSSYTFEVAERIGLPEHVLNRAKKKVQKEKLRLNNLLADLHRQKSALEREVAELERRKQRTDVAGQRFEQLSQQLEERMERDKSKREELRKLAELGRKMQSFAEEWEKSKDKKQVIKKFVGNMTAEKKKKAAEHTPEKVAKRKAALLDRLRKEIRVGSSVRMMKSRQVGIVEEIRKDVVFVSFGNLRASVSLENLELVTDPS